Proteins encoded within one genomic window of Hahella chejuensis KCTC 2396:
- the polA gene encoding DNA polymerase I — protein MSKENRSAPVVLVDGSSYLFRAYHVPNLKELRNSKGQPTGAIRGVISMLRKLQKDYPESQVVAVFDAKGKNFRHEMYSDYKANRPPMPEDLACQIEPLYDIVRAMGLPLLIIEGVEADDVIGTLAHEATTKGLDAVISTGDKDMAQLVSPHVTLVNTMTDTTMDREGVVEKFGVPPELIVDYLALIGDTVDNIPGVNKCGPKTAVKWLGEFGSLAQVIAQADEVKGKIGENLRSSLEQLPLSKELATIKTDVELPFTLEEVHPNPVDTEALHKWFTELEFRTWIKDLDASTSSPTAATEASAPPAQSDERDYQVVTEQDQFDHWIKALTDAKTFSFDTETTSLNYMEAEIVGVSFAVEPGKAAYVPVAHDYMGAPEQLERDKVLAALKPLLEDPAYRKIGQNLKYDAHVLANHGVQLNGIAEDTMLESYVLNSTANRHDMDTLASKHLGRETIHFEDIAGKGAKQLTFNQISLEQAGPYAAEDADITLQLHHALNPKLKKEGRLEQVYRDIELPLVPVLMRMEHRGALVDSQRLRTHSQELAERMLELEEEAYEKAGQKFNLGSPKQLQEIFYEKLGFDIIKKTPKGQPSTAEPVLQELAEKYELPRVLLEYRGLSKLKSTYTDKLPEMINPRTGRVHTSYQQAVAATGRLSSSDPNLQNIPVRNEQGRRIRQAFIAPKGCKLISADYSQIELRIMAHLSGDEGLLKAFSEGLDVHQATAAEVFNVAFDEVSSEQRRKAKAINFGLIYGMSAFGLARQIHVERSEAQSYIDKYFERYPGVLNYMNRIRAEAQDTGYVETLFGRRLYLPDIRSSNRNLQQAAERTAINAPMQGTAADIIKRAMLAVDAWLEGDSAPPAKMIMQVHDELILEVEESAVEAVKEKLTQIMSSAADLNVPLLVEAGVGNNWDEAH, from the coding sequence ATGAGTAAAGAAAACCGTTCAGCGCCTGTCGTCCTGGTAGACGGCTCCTCGTATCTGTTTCGCGCCTACCACGTTCCCAACCTGAAAGAGCTAAGAAACTCCAAGGGACAACCTACCGGCGCCATCAGAGGCGTCATCTCCATGCTTCGGAAGTTGCAAAAAGATTATCCGGAAAGCCAAGTGGTCGCCGTTTTCGACGCCAAGGGCAAGAACTTTCGCCACGAGATGTACTCCGATTACAAGGCCAACCGGCCACCCATGCCGGAAGACCTCGCCTGCCAGATAGAGCCGTTATACGACATTGTCCGTGCAATGGGGCTGCCTTTACTGATCATAGAAGGCGTAGAGGCCGACGATGTTATAGGCACGCTGGCTCATGAAGCAACTACAAAAGGGCTGGATGCGGTAATTTCCACTGGCGATAAAGATATGGCCCAGTTGGTGAGCCCCCACGTCACCCTCGTCAACACCATGACGGACACTACCATGGATCGTGAAGGCGTCGTGGAGAAGTTCGGCGTGCCGCCTGAGTTGATCGTGGACTACCTGGCTCTCATTGGCGATACCGTGGACAATATCCCCGGCGTCAATAAATGCGGTCCTAAAACCGCAGTCAAATGGCTCGGCGAGTTCGGCTCTCTGGCGCAGGTTATAGCGCAGGCGGATGAAGTTAAAGGGAAAATCGGCGAAAACCTGCGCAGCAGCCTGGAACAATTGCCGCTGTCAAAAGAACTCGCCACCATCAAAACCGATGTCGAACTGCCTTTCACATTGGAAGAGGTTCACCCCAATCCCGTCGACACGGAAGCGCTGCACAAATGGTTTACGGAGCTGGAGTTCAGGACCTGGATAAAAGACCTGGACGCCTCCACATCGTCCCCGACAGCAGCCACAGAGGCCAGCGCCCCCCCTGCGCAAAGCGATGAGCGCGATTACCAGGTCGTAACGGAACAGGATCAGTTTGACCACTGGATCAAAGCACTGACTGACGCCAAAACATTCAGCTTCGACACAGAGACCACCAGCCTCAATTATATGGAGGCGGAGATCGTCGGCGTGTCCTTTGCGGTCGAGCCAGGCAAAGCCGCTTACGTGCCTGTGGCGCATGACTACATGGGCGCGCCGGAACAGTTGGAGCGCGATAAAGTTCTGGCCGCGCTCAAGCCCCTGCTGGAGGACCCGGCATATCGTAAGATCGGCCAGAACCTGAAATACGACGCCCACGTATTAGCTAATCATGGCGTACAACTCAACGGCATCGCCGAAGACACCATGCTGGAGTCCTACGTATTGAACTCCACCGCCAACCGTCATGATATGGATACTCTGGCCTCTAAACATCTGGGGCGGGAAACCATTCACTTTGAAGACATCGCTGGTAAAGGGGCGAAACAGCTGACTTTCAATCAGATCAGTCTGGAACAAGCCGGTCCTTACGCCGCAGAAGATGCGGACATCACCCTGCAACTGCATCACGCTCTGAACCCCAAGCTTAAGAAAGAAGGTCGACTGGAGCAGGTTTATCGGGACATAGAGCTACCTCTGGTCCCTGTACTGATGCGGATGGAGCACCGTGGCGCCTTGGTGGATAGCCAACGCTTGCGCACTCATAGCCAGGAGCTGGCGGAGCGCATGCTGGAGCTGGAGGAGGAAGCCTATGAAAAGGCCGGCCAGAAGTTCAACCTCGGCTCGCCCAAGCAGTTGCAGGAGATTTTCTACGAGAAGCTCGGCTTCGACATCATCAAGAAAACGCCCAAGGGGCAACCCTCCACCGCCGAGCCGGTGTTACAGGAACTGGCGGAGAAATATGAGCTGCCTCGCGTCCTTCTGGAGTATCGTGGCCTGTCCAAGTTAAAGTCCACCTATACAGACAAACTGCCGGAAATGATCAATCCCCGCACTGGCCGGGTGCATACTTCCTATCAGCAGGCAGTGGCGGCTACCGGACGTTTGTCGTCGAGCGATCCCAATCTACAGAACATTCCGGTGCGTAACGAGCAGGGCCGCCGTATCCGACAGGCGTTCATCGCTCCCAAAGGCTGCAAGCTGATCTCCGCTGACTACTCACAGATTGAGCTGCGCATCATGGCGCACCTGTCCGGGGACGAAGGCTTGTTAAAGGCCTTCTCTGAGGGCTTAGACGTACACCAGGCCACCGCAGCGGAAGTTTTCAACGTGGCCTTTGATGAGGTCAGCTCAGAACAACGCCGCAAAGCGAAAGCCATCAACTTCGGCCTGATCTACGGTATGTCCGCCTTCGGCCTGGCCCGTCAGATTCACGTTGAGCGCAGCGAGGCGCAAAGCTATATCGACAAATACTTCGAGCGCTACCCTGGTGTGCTGAACTACATGAACCGCATTCGCGCAGAAGCTCAGGACACAGGCTACGTCGAGACCTTATTCGGACGTCGTCTGTATCTACCGGACATACGCTCCAGCAATCGCAATCTACAACAGGCCGCCGAGCGCACCGCTATCAACGCCCCCATGCAGGGGACGGCGGCGGATATCATCAAACGCGCCATGCTGGCGGTGGACGCCTGGCTGGAAGGCGACAGTGCGCCGCCTGCGAAAATGATCATGCAAGTGCACGATGAGCTGATTCTGGAAGTAGAGGAAAGCGCCGTCGAGGCAGTTAAAGAGAAGTTGACGCAGATTATGTCTTCCGCCGCGGATTTAAACGTGCCGCTATTAGTGGAAGCAGGCGTCGGCAATAACTGGGATGAAGCGCACTAG
- a CDS encoding PilT/PilU family type 4a pilus ATPase, whose product MDFDKLLKIMVEKGASDLFITAGVPPSIKVHGRMVPITKSPLSPEQTRETVFSIMSEKQRADFEVGHECNFAISARGIGRFRVSAFYQRNLCGMVLRRIETNIPKLDDLHLPEVIKSLSMTKRGLIIFVGATGTGKSTSLAAMIGHRNRNSKGHIISIEDPIEYIHQHHGCIITQREVGLDTESFEVALKNTLRQAPDVIMIGEVRSADTMEYAVTFAETGHLCLATLHANNANQALDRIINFFPPEQHNQVWMDLSLNLKAIVAQQLVPTPDGKGRRAIVEILINSPLAADLIRKGEVHKLKELMTKSSELGMQTFDQALYRAYAAGEITYEDALSHADSANDLRLMIKLGADSNISKLQGAASSLSLSDDQDY is encoded by the coding sequence ATGGATTTCGACAAGCTGTTAAAAATCATGGTGGAAAAGGGGGCTTCGGACCTCTTTATCACAGCTGGGGTGCCGCCCAGCATCAAAGTTCACGGCCGTATGGTGCCGATCACTAAGTCGCCGCTGTCTCCTGAGCAGACGCGGGAAACCGTGTTTTCCATTATGTCGGAAAAACAGCGTGCGGATTTTGAAGTCGGGCATGAGTGCAACTTTGCTATCAGCGCCCGCGGCATCGGTCGTTTCCGGGTCAGCGCCTTTTACCAGCGTAACCTGTGCGGGATGGTGCTGCGTCGGATTGAGACCAATATTCCCAAGCTGGATGACCTGCATCTGCCGGAGGTTATCAAGTCGCTGTCGATGACCAAGCGGGGCCTGATCATCTTCGTCGGAGCGACCGGCACCGGTAAGTCCACGTCGCTGGCTGCAATGATCGGCCACCGGAACCGCAACAGCAAAGGGCACATCATCTCTATCGAAGACCCTATCGAATATATCCATCAACATCACGGCTGCATTATTACGCAGCGGGAAGTGGGGCTGGATACGGAATCGTTCGAAGTAGCTCTGAAGAACACGCTGCGGCAGGCTCCCGACGTCATCATGATCGGGGAGGTGCGCTCCGCCGACACCATGGAATATGCGGTGACCTTTGCGGAAACCGGTCACTTGTGTTTGGCGACATTGCACGCCAACAACGCCAACCAGGCGCTGGACCGGATTATCAACTTTTTCCCGCCGGAGCAGCATAACCAGGTATGGATGGACTTGTCCTTGAACCTGAAAGCCATCGTGGCGCAGCAATTGGTGCCGACTCCAGACGGCAAGGGACGTCGGGCGATTGTTGAGATCCTCATTAACTCGCCACTGGCGGCTGACTTGATCCGTAAAGGGGAGGTTCACAAGCTGAAAGAGCTGATGACCAAGTCGTCGGAACTGGGTATGCAGACTTTCGATCAGGCGCTATACCGCGCCTACGCTGCGGGAGAGATCACCTACGAAGACGCGTTGTCTCATGCGGACTCCGCGAACGATCTGCGTCTGATGATCAAACTGGGCGCAGACAGCAATATTTCCAAGCTGCAGGGCGCCGCCAGCAGTCTGTCGTTGAGCGACGATCAGGATTATTGA
- a CDS encoding type IV pilus twitching motility protein PilT: MDITELLAFSAKQGASDLHLSAGLPPMIRVDGDVRRINLPAMEHKEVHALIYDIMNDKQRKDFEEFLETDFSFEVPGVARFRVNAFNQNRGAGAVFRTIPSKVLTMEDLGMGQVFKDIALKPRGLCLVTGPTGSGKSTTLAAMIDFINDTRYDHILTIEDPIEFVHESKKCLVNQREVHRDTLGFSEALRSALREDPDIILVGEMRDLETIRLALTAAETGHLVFGTLHTTSAAKTIDRVVDVFPAEEKAMVRSMLSESLQAVVSQTLLKKVGGGRVAAHEIMIGTPAIRNLIREDKVAQMYSSIQTGAALGMQTLDQCLHNLISKGLISREAAREKAKMPENF, from the coding sequence ATGGACATTACCGAGTTGCTTGCGTTTTCTGCTAAGCAGGGCGCTTCCGACTTACACCTATCTGCCGGGTTGCCTCCCATGATACGCGTCGACGGGGATGTCAGGCGAATCAACCTGCCCGCGATGGAGCATAAAGAAGTACACGCGCTGATTTACGATATTATGAACGATAAACAGCGCAAGGATTTCGAAGAATTTCTGGAAACGGATTTCTCGTTTGAAGTTCCCGGGGTCGCCCGTTTCCGGGTTAACGCCTTCAACCAGAACCGCGGCGCCGGCGCCGTATTCCGGACCATCCCCTCCAAAGTACTGACGATGGAAGACTTGGGGATGGGGCAGGTGTTCAAGGATATCGCTCTGAAGCCTCGCGGACTCTGTCTGGTCACGGGACCAACCGGCTCCGGTAAGAGTACAACGCTGGCGGCGATGATCGACTTTATCAACGATACCCGTTACGACCATATCCTCACTATCGAGGACCCTATCGAGTTCGTGCATGAAAGTAAGAAGTGTCTGGTGAACCAGCGTGAAGTGCACCGTGACACCTTAGGGTTCAGTGAAGCGCTGCGTTCAGCCCTGCGGGAAGACCCGGACATTATCCTGGTTGGTGAGATGCGGGACTTGGAAACCATCCGTCTGGCGCTGACCGCCGCAGAAACCGGACACTTGGTGTTCGGCACCCTGCACACTACCTCCGCCGCGAAAACCATTGACCGGGTGGTCGACGTGTTTCCTGCGGAAGAAAAAGCCATGGTAAGATCCATGCTCTCCGAATCGTTACAGGCGGTCGTCTCGCAGACTCTTTTGAAGAAGGTCGGCGGCGGTCGTGTGGCGGCCCATGAAATCATGATAGGCACGCCGGCGATTCGTAACCTGATACGCGAAGACAAAGTCGCCCAGATGTACTCGTCTATTCAGACTGGCGCCGCGTTGGGTATGCAGACCCTTGACCAGTGCCTGCACAATTTGATTTCTAAAGGGCTTATCAGCCGCGAAGCCGCGCGCGAAAAAGCCAAGATGCCGGAGAATTTCTGA
- a CDS encoding YggS family pyridoxal phosphate-dependent enzyme: MFSIADNIKTVSQRIQNATKSAARPADSVTLLAVSKTKPAEAIRAAYDAGLRDFGENYLQEAQDKIAQLSNLAITWHFIGPLQSNKTRPVAELFQWVHTLDREKIARRLSEQRPEGTPPLNVCIQVNINDESSKSGVTPGEIAPLAEIVSALPGLRLRGLMCIPDPSQGDEALASTFKELNRHFAALQSRFDSVDTLSMGMSDDMEAAIAAGSTIVRIGSAIFGARN; the protein is encoded by the coding sequence ATGTTCAGCATAGCAGACAACATCAAAACAGTAAGCCAAAGAATACAAAATGCAACAAAATCCGCGGCCCGACCGGCGGATTCCGTGACGTTGCTCGCAGTCAGTAAAACCAAGCCGGCCGAAGCCATTCGGGCCGCGTATGACGCGGGGCTCAGAGACTTTGGCGAAAACTATCTGCAGGAAGCCCAGGATAAGATCGCCCAATTAAGCAACCTCGCCATCACTTGGCATTTTATCGGCCCATTGCAGTCCAATAAGACCCGCCCGGTGGCGGAGTTATTCCAATGGGTGCATACCCTGGACAGGGAGAAAATCGCCCGTCGCCTGTCAGAGCAGCGCCCAGAAGGGACGCCCCCGCTAAACGTCTGCATTCAGGTCAATATTAATGATGAAAGCAGCAAGTCTGGGGTGACTCCAGGTGAGATTGCGCCTTTGGCGGAGATTGTCAGCGCCCTGCCCGGCCTGCGCCTGAGAGGCCTGATGTGCATTCCCGACCCTTCTCAGGGAGATGAGGCTCTGGCCTCAACATTCAAGGAGTTGAATCGCCATTTCGCTGCGCTGCAAAGCCGGTTCGATAGCGTAGACACGCTATCTATGGGGATGTCCGATGACATGGAAGCCGCCATCGCCGCAGGCTCCACCATCGTGCGCATCGGCTCCGCCATCTTTGGCGCCAGAAACTAA
- the proC gene encoding pyrroline-5-carboxylate reductase, whose translation MKEHPQLTFIGAGNMARAILGGLIANGYPANRLAATAPAEQELKEAADAFGIPTSTDNQTFMADCDALILCVKPQVMQAVCEGLADAVQQRRPLIVSIAAGVSCEQIEAWLGGDLPVVRCMPNTPAQVHLGASGLYANPRVSEAQREIADNLFSAVGIVAWTSKQEDIHTVTALSGSGPAYCFMFMEAMEEAAASLGLNPASARTLAIQTMRGAAELATRSEESPAQLKKRVMSPGGTTEQAIKSFEEQDMKAMVKTAIRKAWGRSYELSGERAPE comes from the coding sequence ATGAAAGAACACCCACAGCTTACTTTTATCGGCGCCGGCAACATGGCCCGAGCGATACTTGGCGGCCTGATAGCCAACGGCTACCCGGCAAACCGACTGGCTGCGACGGCTCCTGCCGAGCAGGAGTTGAAAGAAGCCGCAGATGCGTTCGGCATCCCAACCAGCACGGACAACCAAACATTCATGGCCGACTGCGACGCTCTGATCCTGTGCGTAAAGCCACAGGTCATGCAGGCGGTTTGCGAAGGATTAGCGGATGCCGTACAGCAACGCCGTCCATTGATAGTCAGCATCGCCGCCGGCGTGTCCTGCGAACAAATCGAAGCCTGGCTGGGAGGCGACCTGCCAGTGGTGCGCTGCATGCCAAATACTCCAGCTCAGGTGCATCTGGGCGCCAGCGGGCTGTACGCCAACCCGCGCGTAAGTGAAGCGCAGCGGGAGATTGCGGACAACTTGTTCAGCGCCGTCGGCATCGTCGCCTGGACGTCAAAGCAAGAGGACATACACACTGTCACAGCGTTGTCCGGAAGCGGGCCCGCCTATTGCTTCATGTTCATGGAAGCGATGGAAGAGGCGGCCGCCTCCCTTGGCCTGAATCCAGCCAGCGCCCGCACCCTGGCGATTCAAACCATGCGCGGAGCCGCTGAATTGGCGACACGTAGCGAGGAAAGCCCTGCGCAACTGAAGAAGCGCGTCATGTCTCCTGGGGGCACAACAGAACAGGCGATCAAAAGCTTTGAGGAACAGGATATGAAAGCCATGGTGAAAACCGCTATCCGCAAGGCTTGGGGAAGATCCTATGAATTGAGTGGTGAACGAGCGCCGGAATAA
- a CDS encoding YggT family protein has product MLQILLEVTYFIGMFYISVVLMRFILQVSRADFYNPISQFVVKATNPLLLPLRKIIPGWRGLDFASLVLALLLSIVLIIVITLTPLSHILPLLGLIVTKAVLLMLKCIINIYQFAIFIMVIISWVAPGSYHPGAQLVHQITEPLMRPVRRIMPPIGGLDLSPMVVLLVLFVIGRALSIV; this is encoded by the coding sequence ATGTTACAAATTTTGTTAGAAGTCACATATTTCATCGGGATGTTCTACATAAGCGTGGTGCTGATGCGGTTTATCCTCCAAGTATCCCGGGCGGATTTCTACAATCCGATCAGCCAGTTCGTGGTGAAAGCCACCAACCCGTTGCTGTTGCCGCTTAGAAAAATCATTCCTGGCTGGAGAGGCCTGGATTTCGCTTCGCTGGTGCTGGCGCTGCTATTGTCCATTGTGCTGATTATCGTCATCACACTGACCCCACTGAGCCACATACTGCCGTTACTGGGCCTCATCGTCACCAAGGCCGTCCTGTTAATGCTCAAGTGCATCATTAACATCTACCAGTTCGCCATCTTTATTATGGTTATTATCAGTTGGGTGGCTCCGGGCAGTTATCACCCAGGCGCGCAACTCGTCCACCAGATTACCGAGCCATTGATGCGTCCCGTACGCAGAATCATGCCGCCCATCGGCGGACTGGACCTCTCACCGATGGTGGTGCTGCTGGTGCTGTTCGTAATCGGCCGGGCGCTGTCCATTGTCTGA
- a CDS encoding DUF167 family protein, which translates to MSDPAASRCVSLQDEQTLILQCHLQPGAKKDEIVGTHGDALKIKISAPPIDGRANQQLVRFLAKLCRVKQQDVQILAGESSRQKRIRVQNLTDIPKLLKPYI; encoded by the coding sequence TTGTCTGATCCAGCCGCCTCCCGCTGCGTCAGCCTGCAGGATGAGCAGACACTCATCCTGCAGTGTCATTTACAACCGGGCGCCAAGAAAGATGAGATCGTCGGAACTCATGGCGACGCGCTGAAAATAAAAATCAGCGCCCCGCCTATCGATGGTCGGGCCAATCAGCAGCTTGTCCGATTTCTCGCCAAACTCTGCCGCGTCAAGCAACAAGATGTTCAAATTCTCGCCGGTGAAAGCAGTCGTCAAAAGCGCATTCGCGTGCAAAACTTGACGGACATCCCAAAGCTACTAAAACCCTATATATAA
- a CDS encoding dynamin family protein, which translates to MSSGLSYHVEAYHQWKNTLIREIAHYQSWLRTNQLNSDDLELKLQRCAQLLHEDNLTIAFVGEFSRGKTELINALFFAEFGQRMLPSQAGRTTMCPTELFYDRDGGSYLKLLPIETRSEEKSLADYKRSQEHWVYYPLDMSTPESMRESLDQVARTRTVSFEEARRLGFELGSLERDPSHPGMAIIPAWRHALISLENPMLQQGLRILDTPGLNALGSEPELTVSMIPNAHAVIFMLGADTGVTASDMEIWTNHIFTEHSDHRAGRFAVLNKIDVLWDDIQGEEHTNKAIAKVQAKTADQLGLKTEEVLLLSAKQALVGRIKGDEQKLRSSRLDDLEALLTDRILGQKERLITHNVVNDVLGMLQTSQAILQSRYSTYQEKLEEYESKGVSADFLRELTDKTQDDYNFYYKKLFTLRSSRRLMKSQAMILNNLVNLEHFESHAKKTRDELINSWTTIGMGRAMAGFFHAIENDISNLNHEARLAQKMVGSIYQRYANDARSSHLRPTPFTITKQIRELEGLKMRADKFRRNPRTLVSEQTVVVKRFFTVIVSEARRLYEEIHKETDRWPQEALLPILQHTIEQKQLLEHQIRRLKDLAKTAKDTRSQVKRIVSMMEEINQEIQEAEQIQRKLRRPAPQMLTQKVVSLPGMQR; encoded by the coding sequence ATGAGCAGTGGACTAAGTTATCACGTCGAAGCCTACCACCAGTGGAAGAACACCCTGATCCGGGAGATCGCCCATTATCAAAGCTGGCTGCGCACCAACCAGCTGAACTCCGACGATCTGGAGCTGAAACTGCAGCGCTGCGCTCAGTTACTGCATGAGGACAACCTCACCATCGCTTTCGTCGGCGAATTCTCTCGTGGTAAAACCGAACTGATCAACGCTCTGTTTTTCGCCGAGTTCGGCCAGCGCATGCTGCCTTCTCAGGCCGGGCGCACCACTATGTGCCCGACCGAGCTGTTCTACGATCGCGACGGCGGCTCCTACCTCAAACTGCTGCCCATAGAGACCCGTAGCGAAGAAAAGTCCCTGGCGGATTACAAACGCAGTCAGGAACACTGGGTGTATTACCCTCTGGACATGAGTACGCCGGAGTCCATGCGCGAATCGCTGGATCAGGTGGCGCGCACGCGTACAGTCAGTTTTGAAGAAGCCCGCCGTCTGGGCTTCGAGCTTGGCTCATTGGAGCGCGATCCCAGCCATCCAGGCATGGCGATCATTCCGGCTTGGCGTCATGCGCTGATCAGTTTGGAAAACCCCATGCTGCAACAGGGGCTGCGCATACTGGACACCCCTGGCCTCAACGCCTTGGGCTCTGAGCCGGAGCTGACAGTCAGCATGATTCCCAACGCTCACGCCGTCATATTTATGCTTGGCGCAGACACCGGCGTCACCGCCAGCGACATGGAGATCTGGACTAACCACATCTTCACCGAACACTCCGATCATCGCGCCGGTCGTTTCGCAGTACTCAATAAGATCGACGTACTTTGGGACGACATTCAGGGCGAGGAACACACCAACAAGGCCATCGCCAAGGTACAGGCCAAAACCGCCGATCAACTGGGCCTTAAGACAGAAGAAGTGCTGCTGCTTTCCGCCAAACAGGCGCTGGTCGGACGCATCAAGGGCGACGAACAGAAGCTGCGCAGCAGCCGGCTCGACGACTTGGAGGCCTTGCTTACCGACCGCATTCTGGGCCAGAAAGAACGGCTGATCACCCACAACGTGGTGAACGACGTGCTGGGCATGCTGCAAACCAGTCAGGCCATTTTGCAATCCCGTTACTCCACCTATCAGGAGAAGCTGGAAGAATACGAAAGCAAAGGCGTCAGCGCGGATTTCCTGCGCGAGTTGACTGACAAGACTCAGGACGACTACAACTTTTACTACAAAAAGCTGTTTACCCTGCGCTCCAGTCGGCGTCTGATGAAGTCGCAGGCGATGATTCTGAATAATCTGGTGAATCTGGAGCATTTTGAATCCCACGCCAAAAAGACGCGCGATGAGCTGATTAACAGCTGGACTACGATTGGCATGGGCCGCGCCATGGCCGGTTTCTTCCATGCGATCGAAAACGACATCAGCAACCTCAACCATGAAGCCAGACTGGCTCAGAAAATGGTGGGCTCTATCTATCAGCGCTACGCCAATGATGCGCGTTCAAGTCATCTACGCCCCACGCCATTTACCATTACCAAGCAGATCCGGGAATTGGAGGGGTTGAAGATGCGCGCTGATAAATTCCGCCGTAACCCCCGCACTCTGGTTTCAGAGCAGACCGTAGTAGTGAAGCGCTTCTTCACCGTTATCGTCAGCGAAGCCCGGCGCTTATACGAAGAAATTCACAAGGAAACGGACCGTTGGCCTCAAGAAGCGCTATTGCCAATATTGCAGCACACCATTGAGCAAAAGCAGTTGCTGGAGCACCAGATCCGTCGTCTGAAAGACTTGGCGAAGACCGCCAAAGACACGCGCAGTCAGGTGAAACGCATTGTGAGCATGATGGAGGAAATCAATCAGGAGATTCAGGAAGCGGAACAGATACAGCGCAAGCTGCGTCGTCCCGCCCCGCAAATGCTCACCCAGAAGGTAGTCAGCCTTCCCGGCATGCAACGCTGA
- the metX gene encoding homoserine O-succinyltransferase MetX, producing the protein MPEVIPPDSVGIVTPQVAQFDIPLTLECGKQLNSFQLMYETYGELNADRSNAVLICHALSGHHHAAGYHSMEDSKPGWWDSCIGPGKPIDTNKFFVVSLNNLGGCAGSTGPASINPETGKAYGPDFPVVTVQDWVRSQAMLADRLNIPHWAAVIGGSLGGMQALQWSIEYPERVHNAAVIASTPRLSAQNIAFNEVARKAITSDPNFYEGRYGEHTTYPDKGLMLARMVGHITYLSNASMGEKFGRDLRAQTLKFGLLDVQFEVESYLHYQGERFSKNFDANTYLLMTRALDYFDPARAHEGDLSKALEPAKCKYLVVSFTTDWRFPPDRSEELVNAMVEAKKSVSYAEVDSPHGHDAFLIPTQRYMDVFHGFMGRVAKEIPHAR; encoded by the coding sequence ATGCCAGAGGTCATCCCACCTGACTCTGTCGGGATCGTCACGCCGCAAGTCGCTCAATTCGATATTCCTCTCACCCTGGAATGCGGAAAACAGTTGAACAGTTTTCAACTGATGTACGAAACCTACGGGGAGTTGAACGCAGACCGCTCCAATGCGGTGCTGATCTGTCACGCCCTCAGCGGCCATCATCACGCCGCGGGTTATCATTCCATGGAAGACAGCAAGCCTGGCTGGTGGGACTCCTGTATAGGACCCGGCAAACCGATAGATACGAATAAATTCTTCGTCGTCAGTCTGAACAATCTGGGCGGCTGCGCAGGCTCTACCGGTCCAGCGTCAATCAACCCCGAGACAGGCAAAGCCTATGGTCCCGACTTTCCAGTCGTCACTGTACAGGATTGGGTGCGCAGTCAGGCTATGCTCGCGGACCGCCTTAATATTCCACACTGGGCGGCGGTAATCGGCGGTAGTTTGGGCGGCATGCAGGCGCTGCAATGGTCCATCGAATATCCCGAGCGCGTTCATAACGCCGCAGTGATCGCCTCCACGCCACGCTTGTCCGCGCAAAACATCGCGTTCAATGAAGTCGCCAGAAAGGCTATTACGTCAGACCCCAACTTCTATGAAGGTCGTTATGGCGAGCACACGACTTATCCAGACAAAGGCTTGATGCTGGCGAGGATGGTCGGGCACATCACTTATCTTTCCAACGCCTCCATGGGTGAAAAGTTCGGCCGCGACCTGCGCGCTCAAACGTTGAAGTTCGGCTTACTGGACGTACAGTTTGAAGTGGAGAGTTACCTCCATTATCAGGGCGAGCGCTTTTCCAAGAATTTCGACGCCAACACCTATCTGCTCATGACCCGGGCCCTGGACTATTTCGATCCGGCGCGGGCGCACGAGGGCGACCTCAGCAAAGCGCTGGAGCCCGCCAAATGCAAATATCTGGTGGTGTCCTTCACCACCGACTGGCGCTTTCCGCCTGATCGCTCGGAAGAGTTGGTCAATGCAATGGTGGAAGCCAAGAAGTCCGTCAGCTACGCGGAGGTGGACTCCCCTCATGGCCATGACGCATTTTTGATACCGACCCAGCGCTATATGGATGTTTTCCATGGTTTTATGGGTCGTGTGGCGAAGGAGATCCCCCATGCGCGCTGA